The Pyxidicoccus sp. MSG2 DNA segment CACTGCTGGCACTGCACCGGCAGGTAGTACTTCCCCGGCGCCGGCACCGCGTGCGTGTAGTCCGCGTTGCCGCGCTCCATGTCCAGGCTGCCCTGCTCCATCTCCAGCACGCGGATGTAGGAGTTGCCCGTGCGCCGGTCGTGGTTGTTCTCCTGGTGGCACGCCTCCACGCATTTGCGGCAGCCGATGCAGATGCTGAGGTTGAGCGCGTAGCCGAAGGAGACGCCCTCCTGCGGCGGCAGGTCCTGGATGGTGACGTCGCGGCCGTACTCCCGCTTCGCGTCCTTCTCCAGCCGCCAGAGCACGGCCTTCATGTCCGAGGGCGTGAGCTCCTTGTAGTGGCGCTGGAGGAACGCGTCGAGCGACAGGTCCTCCGTCCACTCCGTCAGCGGAGCCAGGGCATGGGCGAAGGCGGCGGCGCCCAGCGTGGCGCCGGCGCCCTTCAGCGCGGTGCGGCGGGTGACGTCATTCATGGGCGTGGCTCTCGGGAGGAGGGTGCAGGGGGCGGGGCGGCATGACGGGAAGGGCCCCGGCGTACTTCGGGGCATGCGGGTCGTGGCAGGACACGCAGTTGTTCCGCGTGCGCCCTCCGCGCGATGCGTCCCAGTAGCCCGTCATGCCTCCGTGCGCGCCGGCCCGGAAGTCACGTGCCTGGGGCCCGTGACACTGCGAGCACAGCGTCACCACCTCCGTCATCGGCAGCGGCTCACCCGTGGCCAGATGCAGCGACTGGGGGGCGTCCGCCTGGTGGCAGGACGTGCAGGCATTGTCGCCATGTCGGAACTGGAGTCCGCGGTGGAACGCCTGGAGTTGCTCGGGCGACCGCGGCATGGGCGCGGGCTCCTTCAGCGAGTGACACGTGACGCAGGGCACCCGCAGCGGTCGGCCGAGCGCGTCCACCCCGCCGGACTCGATGGAGGTGAGCTTCTCCGGCACCAGCACCGTCTCCACGGGCGGTGCGTCACCGGGAGGCGGCTGCAGGCGCCGGGGCACGTCGCGCTCACAGCCCGCCAGCGCGAGGGCCACGAGCACGGACAGCAGCGGGAATGGAGAGGTCGCGGCCACGGCCTCCTTCCAAAGCAGCGTCCATGCCATGTCGTTTCCGAGCAGGCCCCGAGGGGGCCTCCCGCCCTCCGCGACGCAGCCTTTGCTCAAAGTGGGCTTCGCCATGCAGCATTTGCGCGTGCGCCCGGAGCGGGTGCCGGGTGGGGCGCTCTGGTCCGCCTCTTGCTCAAAGGAAGCGTGGACCCGGAGCGAACATGACCTTCAGCAGCCTGGTGCTCACCCTCGAAGACTCCGCGGCGCAGCGAGCCCAGGTGCTCGCGCTGCTCGAGGGGGATGCGCGAATCACCGTGGGGACACCCTTCGAGGAGCGCTGGCTTCCGGTGGTGACGGAGACGGCGACGACGGAGGAGGGCGAGCAGCTCGCCGACTTCCTCCGGGATCTGCCCGGGGTGAGGTTCCTGGACGTGGTGATGGTGGACTTCTCCGGCGAGGTGAACTGAGTCATGGACCGGCGCGACTTCCTCAAGACGACGGCGATGACCGCGGCGACGCTGGCCGCCAGCCGGCTCGCGTATGGCCAGACGCCGGGCGCGGCGCCGCCCGCGGTGTCTTCCTCGAGCGGTGGCGTGAAGTGGAACAAGGCGCCCTGCCGCTTCTGCGGCACCGGCTGCCACGTCCAGGTGGGCGTGGAGGGCGGGAAGGTGGTGGCCATCGCCGGAGACCCGAAGGCGGAGGTGAACAAGGGCCTGCTGTGCGTGAAGGGCTACCACGTGGGGCTCGCGCTCTACGGGAGCGACCGCCTCACCCAGCCGCTGCTCCGCAAGGGCGACACGCAGGTGCCCATCTCCTGGGACGAGGCGCTCGACATCATCGCCGCGCGCATCCAGAAGGACCCGAAGGGCTTCGGCCTCTACGGCAGCGGCCAGTGGACGATTCCGGAGGGCTACACGGCCTCCAGGTTCGTGAAGGGCGGACTGGGCACGAACCAGTTGGATGCCAACGCGCGCCTGTGCATGTCCTCGGCGGTGACGGGCTTCCTCGCCACCTATGGCGTGGACGAGCCGGCCGGCTGCTACGACGACCTCGACACCTGCGACGTCCTCATCATGTGGGGCAACAACCCCGCGGAGATGCACCCCGTCCTCTTCTCGCGCGTCATCGACCGGCGCTCGCGCGGGGAGAAGGTCACCCTCATCGACATCGGTACGCGCCGCACACGCACCAGCGCCTTCTGCGACCACGTGCTGCGCTTCAAGCCGAACACCGACCTGGCCATCGCCTGCGGCATCGCCCACCTGCTGGTGGAGAACGGCACCTGGGACAAGGCCTTCGTGGAGGCCAACTGCGCCTTCCGCGCCCCCAGCGAGCCAGCGACGCTGCAAGGCAGGGCCATCACCTTCGACGAGTACCGGGCGCTGCTCGCTCCCTACACGCCCGAGCACGTGGAGAAGCTCTCGGGGGTGTCCCAGCAGGACCTGCGCATGCTGGCGGGGCTGTTCGGCCGCAGGGACGTGCGCATCACCAGCCTGTGGTGCATGGGCGTCAACCAGCACACCCGTGGCACGGCGATGAACTCGCTCATCCACGGGCTGCACCTGCTCAGCGGCCACTTCGGCAAGCCGGGGGACGCGCCCACCAGCCTCACCGGGCAGCCCTCCGCGTGCGGCACGGTGCGCGAGGTGGGCACGCTCGCGCAGGCGCTGCCGGGCGGCCGCGTGGTGACGAGGAGAAGCACCGCCACGAGATGGAGGACCTCTGGAACGTGCCCGCGGGGCGCATCTCCGCGACGCCGGGCTACCACACCGTGCAGATGTGGGAGCGCTTCTCCACGCCCACGGAGCAGGGCGGTGACATCCACACCGTCTGGGTGCAGGTGACCAACCCGGCGCAGACGCTGCCCAACCGACACAAGCTGGTGGACCCCAGCCGGAAGCTTCCGGACAAGTTCCTCATCGTCTCGGACGTGTACCCCACGGAGACCACGCGCATCGCCGACCTCGTGCTGCCCTCGGCCATGTGGGTGGAGAAGAACGGCATGGTGGGCAACTCCGAGCGGCGCACCCAGCAGTGGTTCAAGATGGTGGCCCCGCCCGGCCAGGCCCGCGACGATGCCTGGCAGCTCATCGCCGTGGCGCACCGGCTCTTCGAGCGGGGCTTCGAGGGGATGAAGGACAGGGACGGCCGCTTCCTCTTCGAGGTGAAGAAGGACGGCAAGCCGGTGCCCATCTGGGACTTCGCGCACTACTACGACGTCAACGTCGACGCGCACCTCTTCGAGGAGTACCGGAAGTCGACGCGCCTCAAGCACAAGGACCTGGCGCCCTACGGGGAGTACGTGAAGGCGCGCGGGCTGCGCTGGCCGGTGGTGCAACAGCCGGACGGGAGCTGGCGGGAGACGCGCTTCCGCTTCTCCGGGTTCGATGACCCGTATGTGGAGAAGGGCCGCGACATCCAGTTCTACCACTCGCCCACGCATGACGGCCGGGCGCAGGTCTGGTTCAACCCGTACGAGCCGCCCCCCGAGTCGCCCGACGGCGAGTTCCCCTTCTGGCTGTGCACCGGCCGCGTCATCGAGCACTGGCACTCGGGCACGATGACGATGCGCATTCCCCAGCTCCAGCGGGCGATGCCGAGCGCGTACGTGGAGATGAACCGCGCGGACGCGCGGCGCCTGGGCGTGGGCAACGGCGACGTCGTCACGGTGGAGACGCGCCGGGGCCGCCTGGATTTGCCGGTGTGGCTGGGCGGGCGTGGCGAGCCTCCGGAGGGCTCGCTCTTCGTGCCGTTCTTCGACGAGCGGCTGCTCATCAACGAGCTGACGCTCGACGCGCATGACCCGTTCTCCAAGCAGCCCGACTACAAGAAGTGCGCGGCCCGCGTGCGCAGGCGCGGAGGGAAGGGGGCCCGCGGATGAGCGGCGCTCCCCAGGGGGGCGGCCCGGGCCTGCCCGCGCGCTGGCTCCACGTGGCCGCCGGCGTCGCCGTGGCGCTGGCCTTCACGGGCTATGTCGCGGGCACGCGCTCCGAGCCGGAGCGTCCGGAGCCTGTCACCGGGGCCCGGAGCGCGGGTGCGCCCGCCACGTCCGAGCGCGCGCCGAGCTACCGCGAGCTCCGCGAGGCCCGCCGCGGGGACAACGCGCGGATGTATGAGGGCGCCATCGAGGTGCTGCAGCAGGGCCTGGACCCGCTGAGGCCCACGGCGGTGGCCACGGTGGAGCAGCGCGCCCGGGCCGTGGAGGCACGCAGGGCCCACCGCGCCTACGACGGGGCGCCGCCCACGATTCCGCACGAGGTGGATCAGGCAGGGACTCCCGGATGCCTGTCCTGCCACGGCGAGGGCATGAAGCTGGGGGAGCGAATCGCGCCCCGTATCAGCCACCCGCCGTATCAGAGTTGCAATCAGTGTCACGTGGTGGAGGTGGCGCCGAAGCCGCTGGCGCCGTACCCGGACATGCCGGGCAACCGTTTCGTCGGGAGGGCCTCGTCCGGGGGCGGCGCGCGGGCGTGGCCAGGGGCGCCGCCGACGATGCCGCACTCACAGCAGATGCGCTCGGAGTGCGTTTCCTGTCATGGCCCCACGGGAAGGCCGGGGCTGCGCACGTCCCATCCGGAGCGGCAGAGCTGCGTCCAGTGCCATGCGTCCTCGGCGGTGCTGGATGGACGCGAGCCGCCGCCCGGCCTGCTGGACTCCGCGCCTCCGCCGGGGGTGATGATGAAGGAGTCGCCATGAGCGCGCAGTCCGGACTCAGCCGCCGTGCGCTGCTGGGCCTCTTCCGGAGACCGCGCGAGCACGTGTCGCCTGCCGCTGACGCGCACGCTCCCGTCGCTCCCGCGGCCCCGGAGCCTCCTGCCTTCTCACTCGAGGCCTTCTACGCGGGCCGTGCCCGCACTGGCGAGGCCACCGTCGATGGCAGGATTCCCGTGTTCTCGCCGCGGCTGGCCGCCACGGTGCGCGTGCGGACGCAGCACTGCCTCGCCTGGCAGGGCTCCTTCTGCACGACGTGCGTGGAGCGCTGCCCCGTCGAGGGCGCCATCGTCGTCGAGGCGGGCAGGCCGCGAGTCGTGGCGGCGAACTGCGACGGCTGTGGCACCTGCGTGCGCGCCTGCCCGGCCCCCATCAACGCCTTCGAGCTGCTCCCCGCCGGAACCCCTGGAGTCACCCCATGAGCACCCCGCTGGACACGCAAGCACTCCCGGCCCTCCAGGACACCGTCCTCGATGCCGCGACGCTGGCCCGCCTCGTCAGCGACATCCAGGGGCTCGCCGTGGTGGACGAGGTCCTGCTCAAGGGCGGCTCCAGCGCCATGGCCTCCACCCAGCGCCACTCCCTGGAGGACGCGGTGGACGCACTCCAGCGAGGTCAGGTGCTGGGCGTGCAGGTCCGCTACCGCTACCAGGGACAGTGCTGGTGGGACACGCTGCTGCGCGCACCCCAGGGCATCCGGCTCGTGCGCATCTCGCCCGACGTGGAGGCCGCGAGCCGGTAGCGCGTCAGCAGTCCCCGAGCCGCGCGACTGCGAATCATCCGCACGAAGGGGAACTTCATCCAGGTCGGCGCCATGGTGGACTGGGACAGCCCCTGGTGCCACTGGGCTGGCTGCGCATCACCGACGAGAACGGCCTGCTGCGCATCTGGCCCATGATGGCCTCGATGTGCTGAGCGCGGGACGGGCCCGAGAGGCCCGTCCCGGTGCAACCGGGTACCGGCTCGCGACGACTACGAGCCCGACATCATGCTGCCGAGGATGTTGAACACGATGCCGGCCACGATGGTGCCCGTCCACCCGAGCATGATGTTCTTGTTCTGGTTCTGCTCCACGTTCATCCAGCCCCAGATGAAGGTGTAGATGCCACAGATGATGCCCAGGATGCCGTGCAGCGGGCCCTTGGCCTGGAACAGCTTGATGAGGACCATGATGAAGCAGATCAGGTTGCCAATGCCGCAGAGCGCGCCGAGCAGACCGAGGATCATTCCCATTGTGTGTGTCTCCTAGGGTGGTGTGGTGGGGTTCAGCTGAGGGTTGAGTCGATGAAGGTGCCGCGAAAGACGAGCAGTCGGACGAGCCAGTAGGCCATCAGGGCCACCAGCAGCAGGGCCGTCACCCGGGTGCGCCGCTCGAAGCGGGCGACCGCGTCGATGCCCCGGCGCCGGGCCGCTTCCGGGAGGAACGCCATCCCGGTGATGAGCACCAGCGCCGCCAGCAGGAGCGGGGCGAAGGCGTGCCAGGTCAGCGCGCTCCGCCACTCGCCGTGAAGCAGGGCCGTCATGGCCCGGGACAGTCCGCAGCCCGGGCAGGGGACTCCCAGCGCGCTCTGGAGGGGGCACGGCCACGCGGGCAGGCCGAAGTGCAGCAGGCCCAGATGGACGGCGGCCATGGCGCCCACCACCCAGCCGGTGGTCCGACGTTCCAGGACCTGGGCCATGACGGGCGTGGAGAGCAGTGGCGCGTGACGAGCGGATGAGGCCGGGACTGGATTCATTCCCCGCCCCCCCTCGGAAGCAGGTCCGCTTCGCGTCCTAGCACGACCCGTGTTGGGCGTCGAACAGAAGACGTATCAGGGCCTGGATTCTGGAGCCCTGAGAGCCTGCGCCACGCGCACTTCCCGGCGCTCGGCGGGAAGTGCGCGCCGGGGCCTCAGTAGGTGCCCTTCATCGTGACGTTCGTATAGGCGGCGTAGCCGTAGGAGCAGGCATACCAGCCGCCCGCGGACGGGCTGCTGATGGTGCACGTCTCGGTGCTGCCCGACAGGTAGGGACGGCAGTTGTAGGAACCGGTCGTCGGCGCCGCGCCGAAGCGGACATACAGGTCCGCGTCCCCCGTCGTGCCAGAGGCCCCCACCTGGTTGAACACCAGGGAACTCCTTCCCGAGGGCACGGTGAGAATCCAGCATTTCCATGCATTCTTGGCGCCGCTGTATGGCGCCGTGGTCGAGCCGTTGGACAGAAAGCTGTCGATGATGACACCGCTGTATGTGCCCGTGAGCGACACGCCCGAGTAGGTGGAATAGGCATTCAACATCACATACCAGTCGCCCGCGGCGGGGTTGGTGATGTTGCACGTCTCGGCGTTGCCAGACTGGTAGGGCCGGCAGTCATAGCTGCTCGGGGTCGGCGCCGAACCGAACTTCACGTAGAGGTCCACGTCACCCGTGCCACCGCTGGTGGTGAAGATGAGTTGGGTCTGGCCGGGCGGAACGGTGAGCTTGTAGTACGCGGCGGTGCCCGTGCTCCCGGCCAGCCCCGTCTTCGGCACGCCGTTGGTCAGCGGAGTAGGGGGCGGCGGCGGGGTCGTCACCCCGACACCCACGGCCTGCCACGCCGCGCTCACGGCATCGACGGTGGCCTGGTCATAGCCGAGCTGCAGGGCTGCCTGCTCCGTGTACGTCTTCGCCTGCGCGAAGTTCGTGGAGGCGGTCCAGATGTCGACGTTCGCCTTGTAGAAGATGCGCGCCGTCTTCTCGACGCCGATGCCCGGCACCACCACGCTCGTCCTGCCACGCGGGTGCGTGCCACCCGTGGACAGCAGCGAGAACGCCAGATTGGAGATGCCAGAGCTGTAGTGCACGTCCGTGTTCGAGGTGTAGTTCGGGTAGTAGTCGAGCGACGCGCCATCCGAAGCCGGATCATTCATATAGCGAATCGCATCGCCCGCGGTGCCGGGCGTCCAGACGTCCTCGCCGATCTTCCAGACATCCGCGTCCGGCAGCACGAAGCCTCGAGTCCAGCTCTCGCACGTGGCGGCAATGGCATCCGAGAAGCTCTCGTTGAGGCCGCCAGACTCGCCCGAGTAGGTGAGGTTGGACTCGGCAATGGTCACCGCGTGGGCAATCTCGTGCGCGACCACATCCAGGTCATTGCACAGCGCGGTGGAGTTCACGCCGTCGCCATCGCCGCACACCATCTGGGTGCCGTTCCAGAACGCGCCGACATAGTTGTTGCTGTAGTGGGTCGAGCACACCAGCGCCGCGCCAGCGCCATCGTAGGAGTCGCGGCCGAAGAGCGTGTGCAAGCAACTGTAGAAGGTCCCCAGCACGTCATAGCCGGCGTTCACGACGGGGTCGCTGACGGACGCCTGGCCCTCGGAACGCTTGAGCGTGCCCGGAAGGCTGGTGCCATTGTTGGCGCTGTACACCTTGCGGTCCATCGCGTTGAAGATCCGCGGATCCCTCCGCACCACCGCGCCGTCACTGGCCTTCACGTACACCCGATCATTCAGGGGGGTGCCAGCGGCCATCAGGCCTGTTACCCGCACCTCGTGAGCCAGGATGAGCTGGTCGTCGGCGTCGCGCACGTACACCAGTCGCTCGGTTTTGGCATCCCGGGTGGGCGCGGCAGTCGCGTCGAGCGCGACCCTGGCAGCGGCCTCCGCGGAGAGCCGCGGCGGGACGCGCGCGAGGCCCGGGTTCCGGGTGTCACGCGCGGAGCCGTTGGCTGCGTAGACGACACCCGCCCGGTCCACGTGAAGGATGAGCTCACCGTCGACGACGGGCAGCCCCTCCTTCCACTGGCTGAAGCGCAGGTGCTGGTGCCCGTTCTCATCCACGGACATCCGCCTGAAGTGCAGATCCTCCGCGCGGAGGCCGTAGACCGGAGCAATGCTCCCCAGCGCGGCCTGAACGGTGGCCTTCGCGTCCGCCGCCGACAGTCCCCGCGCCGACCCCTCGGCCATGCCCAGGGTGCCCTTGATGAAGTCAGGAGTCCCATCCCGCTGACTGGACAGGACGGAGACCCCGCTCATCGCGCTCAGCGCCTGCTGGATGTCCGCGCCGTCCTTCTTACTCGCGCGCGTCAGCGAGTCCCCGGTCTCCGCCTGATCTTCGGTGGAGCTGCACGCGGTGAAGACAAACGCCAGACACGCCGCACCAAGCGACCTCAGAAATGCATGGCCCAAGTTCGTTTCCTCCCAGCGCACTCTACCCTGGGTGAAGTGCACTGGGACCCCGAGAAAAGGTGGCCGGGTGCCGGGCCCGGAAGCCGGGGCCCGGCACCCGGCCGGTCTCAGCCCGCCCGGGTCAGGGGGCGGGGGTCAGCTCGTAGCCGACGTCCACGTTGAGGATGGTGGGCTGCCTGATGCACATGCGCGCCGCCTCGTGGGCCGGCGCGCATGTGGCCGAGTCACATCATTGGGGCATGCTCAGCCGGAGGCGCAGCAGGGTCGCCTCCGTCCAGGCGCCGACCTCGGGCTCGCGCAGGAACGCGGCGTCGATGAAGGCCTGGAGCCGGCCCGCACGGTGAGCCACCGCCACGTCCAGGTCCGTGAGCAGGTTGCCCGAGGGAGGAGCCGCCGTGGTGGAGCTGAACAACTGGTACAGATTCCGCACGTTGTTCGGCGAGCCCTCGCCCGTGAGGTCACGCCCCGACAGCACCGCATCGTCGCCGTACAGCAGCGCGTGCAGTTCCTCGTCGAGCTCCACCGAGATTGGCAGCCGCAGGGCCACGTACGACTCCCACACCAGCTTCGCGCCCGTCAGCAGCTCTGCCTGGGCCTGCAGCGGATTACCCGCCTGGCCCATCTTGTCCACCACGGAAGCGTAGAAGGCCTTGTGCTCCACCTGCTTCAGCCGCTCCACCAGCCGCGCCTTCACCGTGGCGCGGAAGTCCGGCGCGAGCAAAGTGACGGTGGGAGTCATCGAGAGGGAGGCGTTGTGCAGTTCGAACTGCGCGCGGCCGTCCGGGTTCAGCGCCGCGTCCGCGTTGAACGACGAGAGCTCGGTCGAATGGAGCACGCGGGACGACGTGAGTTCGGGGAACACGCCCCACTCCTGGGCGTCGATGTCGTACTCGAGCTCCGGCATGTAGGTGAACGCGAGCACCTTCTCTGTCTTCTTCGTGTTCGTGGCGGGGTCCACGTAGCTGTACCGGACGTACAGGTCGATCTCGAGATAGAACCTGAGCGTGTAATAGAACGGCCGGTCGGGCACCTGCTTCCGGCTGTACTCGTGCCAGTGCCCCTCCGAGCAGAGGTCCAGGCTGGCGCCGTCGACGCCGAGGTTCTTCGCGACGAGCAGCGGGCGCAATGCGCTGAGGTCCCACTGCGTCGGATTCACCAGCGGCCTGGTGCCCGCGGTGCCGTCCTCGTTGCAGCGGGACACGGGCAGGCCGGTGGCGTCACCTTCCAGCTTCAGGGCATGGCGTGCCGGGTCCTTGTCCTCCAGGGAGCCGAACATGTCCACGCCGTAGAGCCCGTGGGCTACGTCGTTCTCCCAGGCATGCTGGGCTTCCACGATGCGCGCCTTCAGCTCGGTCCACTGGTCGAGGTAGCGCCCGCGCAGCCTGGCGAACAGCGCCGGTTTGATTTCCAGCAGCCCCGTGTTGAGCGCCGCGCCAATCGAGATGATGTCCTCGTGCCCCGTGTAGTTCATCCTGGCCCCGTGCTGCGGGTTCTCCTCGAAGAGCCTGGCGTAGGCCTCGGCGCCGGCCGCCCAATCCATGGGGCTGGGCAGCCGGACATCGGACAGCTTGGCCAATTGGAACTGGCGGGGATACTCGCGCAGGTAGTTGATGTTGTACGACAGCGGGCGGCCCGCCAGTTCCTCCACCGGGTTGATGCTGGCATTGCTCCCCCGGCCGTCGACTCCGGAAAGAGGGGTCAGGTTCACGGCGTGGTAATACGCCCAGTCATAGAAGGTGGTCTCGGCATCCGTGAACTGCTCGTCGTACTTCAGGGGAATGCCATAGCGTGCCTCGTAGCCGATGTACTCCGAGACCGCGTGCTGGAAATCCATGCGGACGGAGTCGGAGAGGTACGCGTACATGCTCTGGTCCACACGGTTCAGCTCCGAGTGGAGGTTGAGCAGCGAGCTCTGGACGTCGTTCATGTCCTGCTGCAGCACGCCCATCTCCCAGTCCACCTGGTCGAACCGGTTGAGCATCGCCGTCTGGAGCTGGTTGAGCTTCCGGTCGACGCGGTCGAAACGGCCGCCCAACTGCGTGCGCAGGTCGACGATGAGGTTCCTGATCTTGATCACCTCGGAGAGGATGGTCTGCTCGATGGGCGGCTCCGCGGGGTTGCTGTTCAACAGGGAGAAGAGCTGGAACACCGCGCCTACGACCTGCCCGGTGAAGATGAGTGCGCTGAGCGACTGGATATTCTCCGCGCCAATGTCCAGGAAGCTCGCCAGCCTGCCGGCCACCTTGACGGAGCTCTCGGTGTAGCCGGCGACCGCCTTCATCGTCGTGTCCAGGGCGCGGGCGAATTTGTCCACGTCCTTCGAGAACCCGGGATTGCTCTGCGCGAAGATCATCGAGGTGAGCGAGAGCGCGCCGTTGACGCCCTGGCTGACGCCGTCGAGGGTGTCCTTCAGCTCCGCCTGCTTCGCCTTCGCCTGCGCGACGGCGGCGGCGAGGGCCTCCCGCTCCGGCGAGGACGCCGTGCCTCCGTCGGTGCCACCGTCAGTACCGCCGTCGGTCGCGTCAGTCAGTCCCGCCAGGGCCGCAGTGGTGGCGGTGCCCGCCGGCTTCAGCGCCAGGCTGTCCCGGTACTCCTGCTCCGCCGTATTGACGGCGTAGAGGACGTTCGCATACTGCCGCGCCATCTCGTAGCCCGCGGTGGCGGCCGTGGACACGAGCGCGTGGGCGTCATTCGAGGTGACTGCGAGGCTGCCGTCCGGCATGAGGTGTGCGAGCACGAACGACTTGAGCGGCTCCATGGGGAAGAGCGCCAGGATGCCCTGGGCGCTGCTCGTGGTGCGCAGGCCGCCCATCCGGGTGCCAATGGGCGCCCCGTCATTCACGGCCGCGGCCAGCGCGGTGTTGCCTTGCGCGAGGTCGAAGAGCTGTCCCCACGTCTGGGTGGCGAAGGCGTCGGCCAACGCATACCGGTCCACCTGCGGCGGAGCGGCCCGGAGCAGGCGCGCGGTGTCTGAGGGGTCGCTGCCCCGGAGGCTGTCCAGGAAGGCCCGCGCGTACGCCTTCAGCGCCAGGTGGTGCGCCGAGCCGGAGAGGACGTTCTTCTCAGCCTTGCTCAGCAACTGGATGATGCGCCGCGCCTGCAGGCCGGGGACCTCTTCGGCATCGGGGTCCACGGGGCCGAGCGCGGTGTCCACGGCCTGGAGGCCGGAGGTGAGCGCCGCCTGGGTGAGGCCCGGGTTGGCCTTCGCGAGGTAGTACGCGGTGCCCGCGAGGATGTGCAGCCGGGCGTCCGCCTGGTACGAGGCCGCGGTGGCATACACATGGCGGTTGAGCGCCTGCCGCGTCACGCCGTACGGGGGCCGGCAGTCCGGGCAGGTGATGGGCGCGTCGTACACGAGCGCTCCCACGCTCCCCGAAGCCGTCCACTGCGCCTGCGCCTGCGTCGCCACCTGCTCGGGCGTGGCGTCCGCGGGGGCCTGCGTGCCGTCCAGGAAGCCCGCGCCACAGTCGCTGTCCGGAGCGAGGCCGTGGCTGTCGTGCCGGCACGCCCGGTACGCCTGCGACACGCTCGCGGACGAGCAGGGGCCGACCATCGTGCCGCACTGGGGGCCGCTGCCCATGCGGTAGTCGGGTGTGACCACGCTGAGGTCGCAGACCAGGGCCGCCGTGTTCGGGTCCCGGCTCGACGTGAAGAAATAGGTGGCGCCCGTGCGCTGGTACGTGGGCAGCCCCGCGATGTACTGCTGAGCGAGGCTGTCACAGGTCTCGCCGGAGCTGTTGGTGGCGGTGCGCTGGAGGAGGTGCGTGGAGGTGACGCCGGTGCCGAAGTCGGGGTGGCGGCACAGCTGGTAGTTCACGCAGGCAGGTGCGCAGGCCGTCGTGGTGGTGCCGCACTGCGGGCCGGTGCCCGTGGCGACCAGCGGGTAGTTGGCATAGGTGATGTAGCACGTGCCGCCCTCCGTGGAGCTGGTGCCTCCGCCGGAGAAGCCCACCCCCGAGCGGGCCCTGAGGCTGGAGTCGCCAGGCGGCTGGCCATCCAGGATGTACGTGTACGTCACGCCCGCGCGGTCGGCGGTGGACAGGGTCGCGAGGTGGTGCTGCGCGAGGGCGTCGCAGGTGGAGCCGTTCCAGCCGATGAAGGCCACCTGTGAGTACGTGCCACGCGTCTTGCCGAAGTCCGGATGCTGGCA contains these protein-coding regions:
- a CDS encoding M4 family metallopeptidase, which translates into the protein MGHAFLRSLGAACLAFVFTACSSTEDQAETGDSLTRASKKDGADIQQALSAMSGVSVLSSQRDGTPDFIKGTLGMAEGSARGLSAADAKATVQAALGSIAPVYGLRAEDLHFRRMSVDENGHQHLRFSQWKEGLPVVDGELILHVDRAGVVYAANGSARDTRNPGLARVPPRLSAEAAARVALDATAAPTRDAKTERLVYVRDADDQLILAHEVRVTGLMAAGTPLNDRVYVKASDGAVVRRDPRIFNAMDRKVYSANNGTSLPGTLKRSEGQASVSDPVVNAGYDVLGTFYSCLHTLFGRDSYDGAGAALVCSTHYSNNYVGAFWNGTQMVCGDGDGVNSTALCNDLDVVAHEIAHAVTIAESNLTYSGESGGLNESFSDAIAATCESWTRGFVLPDADVWKIGEDVWTPGTAGDAIRYMNDPASDGASLDYYPNYTSNTDVHYSSGISNLAFSLLSTGGTHPRGRTSVVVPGIGVEKTARIFYKANVDIWTASTNFAQAKTYTEQAALQLGYDQATVDAVSAAWQAVGVGVTTPPPPPTPLTNGVPKTGLAGSTGTAAYYKLTVPPGQTQLIFTTSGGTGDVDLYVKFGSAPTPSSYDCRPYQSGNAETCNITNPAAGDWYVMLNAYSTYSGVSLTGTYSGVIIDSFLSNGSTTAPYSGAKNAWKCWILTVPSGRSSLVFNQVGASGTTGDADLYVRFGAAPTTGSYNCRPYLSGSTETCTISSPSAGGWYACSYGYAAYTNVTMKGTY
- a CDS encoding nitrate reductase cytochrome c-type subunit translates to MSGAPQGGGPGLPARWLHVAAGVAVALAFTGYVAGTRSEPERPEPVTGARSAGAPATSERAPSYRELREARRGDNARMYEGAIEVLQQGLDPLRPTAVATVEQRARAVEARRAHRAYDGAPPTIPHEVDQAGTPGCLSCHGEGMKLGERIAPRISHPPYQSCNQCHVVEVAPKPLAPYPDMPGNRFVGRASSGGGARAWPGAPPTMPHSQQMRSECVSCHGPTGRPGLRTSHPERQSCVQCHASSAVLDGREPPPGLLDSAPPPGVMMKESP
- a CDS encoding molybdopterin-dependent oxidoreductase, translated to MDRRDFLKTTAMTAATLAASRLAYGQTPGAAPPAVSSSSGGVKWNKAPCRFCGTGCHVQVGVEGGKVVAIAGDPKAEVNKGLLCVKGYHVGLALYGSDRLTQPLLRKGDTQVPISWDEALDIIAARIQKDPKGFGLYGSGQWTIPEGYTASRFVKGGLGTNQLDANARLCMSSAVTGFLATYGVDEPAGCYDDLDTCDVLIMWGNNPAEMHPVLFSRVIDRRSRGEKVTLIDIGTRRTRTSAFCDHVLRFKPNTDLAIACGIAHLLVENGTWDKAFVEANCAFRAPSEPATLQGRAITFDEYRALLAPYTPEHVEKLSGVSQQDLRMLAGLFGRRDVRITSLWCMGVNQHTRGTAMNSLIHGLHLLSGHFGKPGDAPTSLTGQPSACGTVREVGTLAQALPGGRVVTRRSTATRWRTSGTCPRGASPRRRATTPCRCGSASPRPRSRAVTSTPSGCR
- a CDS encoding DUF2752 domain-containing protein; amino-acid sequence: MNPVPASSARHAPLLSTPVMAQVLERRTTGWVVGAMAAVHLGLLHFGLPAWPCPLQSALGVPCPGCGLSRAMTALLHGEWRSALTWHAFAPLLLAALVLITGMAFLPEAARRRGIDAVARFERRTRVTALLLVALMAYWLVRLLVFRGTFIDSTLS
- a CDS encoding 4Fe-4S dicluster domain-containing protein, with the protein product MNDVTRRTALKGAGATLGAAAFAHALAPLTEWTEDLSLDAFLQRHYKELTPSDMKAVLWRLEKDAKREYGRDVTIQDLPPQEGVSFGYALNLSICIGCRKCVEACHQENNHDRRTGNSYIRVLEMEQGSLDMERGNADYTHAVPAPGKYYLPVQCQQCDNAPCVKVCPVQATWKEQDGVVVVDYNWCIGCRYCEAACPYHARRFNWTKPEVPAEEINPDQGYLSNRIRPQGVVEKCTFCLHRTRAGRLPACLEACPTGARVFGNLLDPKSPIRWVLENKRVFVLKEELGTRPRFFYFFDK
- a CDS encoding molybdopterin dinucleotide binding domain-containing protein, encoding MWERFSTPTEQGGDIHTVWVQVTNPAQTLPNRHKLVDPSRKLPDKFLIVSDVYPTETTRIADLVLPSAMWVEKNGMVGNSERRTQQWFKMVAPPGQARDDAWQLIAVAHRLFERGFEGMKDRDGRFLFEVKKDGKPVPIWDFAHYYDVNVDAHLFEEYRKSTRLKHKDLAPYGEYVKARGLRWPVVQQPDGSWRETRFRFSGFDDPYVEKGRDIQFYHSPTHDGRAQVWFNPYEPPPESPDGEFPFWLCTGRVIEHWHSGTMTMRIPQLQRAMPSAYVEMNRADARRLGVGNGDVVTVETRRGRLDLPVWLGGRGEPPEGSLFVPFFDERLLINELTLDAHDPFSKQPDYKKCAARVRRRGGKGARG
- a CDS encoding 4Fe-4S dicluster domain-containing protein codes for the protein MSAQSGLSRRALLGLFRRPREHVSPAADAHAPVAPAAPEPPAFSLEAFYAGRARTGEATVDGRIPVFSPRLAATVRVRTQHCLAWQGSFCTTCVERCPVEGAIVVEAGRPRVVAANCDGCGTCVRACPAPINAFELLPAGTPGVTP